A DNA window from Natronogracilivirga saccharolytica contains the following coding sequences:
- a CDS encoding curli production assembly/transport component CsgF — protein sequence MRIYRSVLIAVTLLMTAGIFTVSQAQQMIYEPKNPAFGGNPANYSWLKNSAQTQNQHEETRDARLARDPLQDFQASLQRQVLSQLTRDIVRRQFDLEEGEVMDESRFEFGEFTIDLQPGVDGVTVLISNIMTGEETSITVPSF from the coding sequence ATGCGAATCTACAGATCTGTACTAATTGCCGTAACGTTGCTCATGACAGCAGGAATCTTCACTGTAAGCCAGGCGCAACAGATGATATATGAGCCCAAAAATCCGGCATTCGGAGGCAATCCGGCCAACTACTCCTGGCTTAAAAACAGTGCCCAGACTCAAAACCAGCATGAAGAGACCAGAGATGCCCGGTTGGCCAGGGACCCGCTTCAGGATTTTCAGGCTTCACTGCAGCGCCAGGTTCTCTCACAGCTGACCCGTGATATTGTGCGGAGGCAGTTCGACCTTGAAGAAGGTGAAGTGATGGATGAGTCGCGCTTCGAGTTCGGTGAGTTTACCATTGACCTTCAGCCCGGTGTGGATGGTGTTACGGTTCTTATTTCCAACATAATGACAGGTGAAGAAACAAGTATCACCGTTCCCAGTTTTTGA
- a CDS encoding CsgE family curli-type amyloid fiber assembly protein, with amino-acid sequence MITKPLNIILILLLLPVLPAGAGGLYADQDEEIAGLISCEEPKETYTIEEGDHLFGIAEKYGSGFLWEAIYALNADRIANPHFVRPGKTLEIPHKVYRFEETGMTAQQVLDDPFCESSRVPVEFINLEYSEIMYEDRLLTFVQNELEARRQKELEKEAEDTVGVEDEEALEKFREAFEALVREEEQEEETAEQRQAEAEQRMFVEIDGMIHDETRSKVGRDFYDIFYSNWQPPEEASNYSIRITEQPAPNLGTIVAVEVNNTETFRTRLQPRYDLIEEASEFAVRRTYIYLRDHQQQFQIY; translated from the coding sequence ATGATCACTAAGCCTCTAAATATAATCCTTATCCTGCTATTGCTGCCTGTTCTTCCTGCAGGTGCCGGCGGACTGTATGCTGATCAGGACGAAGAAATTGCAGGGCTGATTTCGTGCGAAGAACCCAAGGAAACCTATACAATTGAAGAGGGTGATCATTTGTTTGGAATTGCGGAAAAGTACGGAAGTGGTTTCCTGTGGGAGGCTATTTATGCGCTGAACGCAGACAGGATCGCCAATCCGCATTTTGTCCGGCCGGGCAAGACGCTCGAAATCCCGCATAAAGTCTACCGGTTTGAAGAAACCGGGATGACCGCCCAGCAGGTGCTTGACGATCCCTTCTGTGAATCATCACGGGTCCCGGTTGAATTCATAAATCTTGAGTACTCGGAAATCATGTATGAGGACCGGCTGCTCACTTTTGTGCAAAACGAACTGGAAGCAAGAAGACAAAAAGAGCTTGAAAAGGAAGCAGAAGATACCGTCGGGGTGGAAGACGAAGAAGCGCTTGAAAAATTCAGGGAAGCATTTGAAGCTCTTGTGAGGGAGGAAGAACAGGAAGAGGAAACAGCAGAGCAAAGGCAGGCTGAAGCAGAGCAAAGAATGTTTGTGGAGATTGACGGAATGATCCATGATGAAACCAGGTCGAAGGTGGGCCGCGATTTCTACGATATATTCTACTCAAACTGGCAGCCTCCTGAAGAAGCTAGTAATTACTCCATCCGAATAACCGAACAGCCGGCCCCCAATCTTGGTACGATAGTTGCTGTAGAAGTGAACAATACGGAAACCTTCCGTACCCGTCTGCAGCCCAGATATGATTTAATTGAAGAAGCAAGTGAATTTGCGGTGCGCCGCACGTATATTTACCTGCGGGATCATCAACAGCAGTTTCAAATCTACTGA
- a CDS encoding carboxypeptidase-like regulatory domain-containing protein, with protein MIIFLLISCSQDTVNTEVYGDIEGVVIDAKTDEPIRSASIATSPGTVAILTEDDGSFYIDDVPTGNYNITARKDGYSNASVSVAVRESRVATASITMRPTDEDTSASTDDLEANVTSWFNRADGDSMFVDVEYSVSNIGADADIDDYEVYFEIKTDSVSFFYDVAGTDLKKGQKRFREFSKYIYTATATDVVVLETWVKE; from the coding sequence ATGATAATATTTTTGCTGATATCCTGTTCACAAGATACTGTCAATACCGAAGTATATGGTGATATCGAAGGTGTTGTTATAGATGCAAAAACCGATGAGCCCATTCGAAGCGCAAGCATTGCCACTTCTCCCGGAACGGTGGCCATTCTGACGGAAGATGACGGATCATTCTATATTGATGATGTTCCAACCGGAAACTACAATATCACAGCACGTAAAGACGGCTATAGCAATGCCTCGGTGAGTGTTGCTGTCCGCGAAAGCCGAGTGGCTACGGCAAGCATTACAATGAGGCCTACCGATGAAGATACATCAGCTTCAACAGATGACCTTGAAGCCAATGTGACTTCCTGGTTCAACAGAGCAGATGGTGACTCCATGTTCGTTGATGTTGAATACAGTGTCAGTAATATTGGGGCTGATGCTGATATTGATGATTACGAAGTATATTTCGAGATCAAGACGGACAGCGTATCTTTTTTTTATGATGTAGCAGGAACTGATTTAAAGAAAGGACAAAAGAGATTCAGGGAGTTCAGCAAGTATATTTATACAGCAACAGCTACCGATGTTGTGGTTCTTGAAACATGGGTCAAGGAATAG
- a CDS encoding CsgG/HfaB family protein — MKIRFTHILFSVVLVILVTSCSGTMRPMHTEPVEHGVLSRSNEALRSLPEPEEKIVAAVYRFRDQTGQYKPSDRVASWSTAVTQGATSILIKAMEDSGWFTAIERESISNLLNERQIIQNIRQQHSGGQVSPLPPLLFAGVMLEGGIIGYDTNIITGGAGARYLGIGGSSKYRKDQVTIYLRAVSTQSGRILKTVHTTKSILSQQLESGVFKFVDTNKLLEAETGYTYNEPPVMAVTEAIDEAVKKLVLEGIEEGLWGAKDDDEVMAYREQFDYEKKVQRQLERDYFGFTNRPDYRGGWSLITSASMGSIIGNYNNPEVNPGFSMMIERGLTPHFSLQARGERTRISAQDAYSSPVNAADLSLNMYVLPDYRLTPFFSGGVGSFAFDRKFDGQDDRFFPYVAAEGGLDFRFNRNFGVRVSSSYRYLMLDGLDGVSMGKYNDQHWGVNVGFVINPAY, encoded by the coding sequence ATGAAAATCCGATTTACACATATACTATTTTCAGTAGTTCTGGTCATTTTGGTGACCTCCTGCTCCGGGACCATGCGCCCGATGCATACCGAACCGGTTGAACACGGTGTGCTAAGCAGATCCAATGAAGCACTGCGTTCGCTGCCGGAACCAGAAGAGAAAATTGTTGCGGCTGTGTACCGCTTCAGGGATCAGACCGGCCAGTATAAACCGTCGGACCGGGTGGCAAGCTGGTCAACAGCTGTTACACAGGGGGCAACATCTATCCTTATCAAGGCCATGGAGGACTCCGGCTGGTTTACCGCCATTGAGCGTGAGAGCATTTCGAACCTTCTGAATGAGCGTCAGATTATTCAGAATATTCGCCAGCAGCATTCAGGTGGCCAGGTAAGTCCTCTCCCGCCTTTGCTGTTCGCCGGAGTGATGCTGGAGGGAGGTATTATCGGATATGATACCAATATCATTACCGGCGGAGCAGGTGCGCGATATCTTGGCATCGGTGGTTCCAGTAAATACCGCAAGGACCAGGTCACTATTTATCTCCGGGCTGTTTCTACGCAAAGCGGCCGCATTTTGAAAACGGTGCATACTACCAAGTCAATCCTGTCCCAGCAGCTTGAAAGCGGAGTATTTAAATTTGTTGATACGAACAAGCTGCTTGAAGCTGAAACGGGATATACCTATAACGAACCTCCTGTTATGGCTGTAACAGAGGCAATAGATGAAGCCGTGAAGAAGCTGGTCCTTGAAGGAATTGAGGAAGGACTCTGGGGTGCAAAGGATGATGATGAGGTGATGGCTTATCGCGAACAGTTTGACTACGAAAAGAAAGTACAGCGTCAGCTGGAGCGCGATTATTTCGGATTTACAAACAGACCGGACTATCGTGGTGGCTGGTCGCTTATTACCAGCGCCTCAATGGGCAGTATTATAGGGAACTACAATAACCCTGAAGTCAATCCCGGATTTTCTATGATGATTGAACGTGGCCTGACACCGCACTTTTCGCTTCAGGCCCGCGGTGAGAGAACCAGAATCAGCGCTCAGGATGCTTACTCAAGTCCGGTCAATGCAGCTGATCTGTCATTGAATATGTATGTCCTGCCGGATTACAGGCTCACCCCTTTCTTCTCTGGAGGAGTGGGGTCATTTGCATTTGACAGAAAATTTGACGGTCAGGATGACAGATTTTTCCCATATGTGGCAGCTGAAGGTGGACTTGATTTCAGGTTCAACAGAAATTTTGGAGTTCGTGTCAGTTCCAGCTACCGGTATCTTATGTTAGACGGACTTGACGGGGTCTCGATGGGCAAATACAACGATCAGCACTGGGGTGTTAACGTTGGTTTTGTAATAAATCCGGCTTACTGA
- a CDS encoding amidoligase family protein, with the protein MAKNISGMFRKNRFPENTDIPPRGENPEGKPRKMGLEIEFSGLTIDRIVSLVRLCYGGEVESESDYKKYVRNSRLGDFTIELDWILLQKLAKTDYFKKIGKEIGIHVDSRWQKTVEKVLASTAEPFVPYEVSFPPVTFDRIADLEDLRKAIYRMRGKGTSASPFNAFGLHLNPEVPSREVDIILRYFQAFLLLYEWLRLSHEIDMMREITPFIDPFPEKYILKVLDPSYRPDASGFIDDYLDANPTRNRPLDMLPLFAWMDEERVRNRLKDELIRPRPAFHYRLPNSSIDDPDWTFTKEWNVWVQVERLAESGQKLIDMQELYLEKKLHPLKTWADEWMREMRVRFFE; encoded by the coding sequence ATGGCAAAAAATATATCCGGAATGTTCCGGAAAAATCGATTTCCGGAAAATACAGATATTCCTCCAAGAGGTGAGAACCCGGAAGGAAAGCCGCGAAAGATGGGGCTGGAGATCGAATTTTCAGGACTCACCATTGATCGTATTGTATCTCTTGTCAGGCTTTGTTACGGTGGAGAAGTGGAATCGGAGAGTGATTACAAAAAATATGTCCGCAATTCACGTCTCGGCGACTTTACCATAGAACTGGACTGGATCCTGCTGCAAAAACTGGCAAAAACGGATTATTTCAAAAAAATCGGCAAGGAAATTGGTATTCATGTGGATTCCCGCTGGCAAAAGACCGTAGAAAAAGTGCTTGCATCAACAGCGGAGCCCTTTGTTCCATATGAGGTTTCGTTTCCGCCCGTCACCTTTGACCGCATTGCCGACCTGGAGGACTTGCGGAAGGCAATTTACCGGATGCGCGGCAAGGGCACATCAGCCTCGCCGTTCAATGCGTTTGGATTGCATCTCAATCCTGAAGTGCCGTCCCGTGAGGTGGACATTATTTTGCGTTATTTTCAGGCATTTCTTCTGCTGTACGAGTGGCTGCGTCTCTCCCATGAGATCGACATGATGCGCGAAATCACCCCTTTCATTGACCCGTTTCCGGAAAAATACATACTGAAGGTGCTGGACCCGTCATACAGGCCGGATGCATCCGGATTTATTGATGATTATCTGGATGCCAATCCCACCCGGAACCGGCCGCTCGATATGCTTCCCCTTTTTGCATGGATGGATGAAGAGCGCGTCAGGAACCGGCTGAAGGATGAACTGATACGGCCCCGCCCCGCATTTCATTACCGGCTTCCAAACAGCTCGATTGATGATCCGGACTGGACGTTTACAAAAGAGTGGAACGTATGGGTTCAGGTAGAACGACTGGCCGAATCAGGACAGAAGCTGATCGATATGCAGGAGTTGTATCTCGAAAAAAAACTGCACCCGCTGAAAACCTGGGCCGATGAATGGATGCGGGAAATGCGGGTTCGTTTTTTTGAATAA
- the lpdA gene encoding dihydrolipoyl dehydrogenase, with protein MAKEFDVCVIGSGPGGYVAAIRASQLGLKTAIVEKRDLGGVCLNIGCIPTKALLKSAQVAEYFQHAGDYGFDAGEVKPDFPKIIKRSRNAATKMSKGVQFLMKTNKIEVIRGKGVFDSKNELKIVDDKDKETGRIKAKHFIVATGARARELPNLKFDGKTIIDYERAMKLEKQPKRMLIVGAGAIGIEFAYFYHAIGTEVTVVEMQKNILPVEDAEVSKELEKLYRKKGMNILTESTVENVSKKGQKLEVTVKTKKGEEKIETDVVLSAVGVVGNVEGLGLEDIGVKVEKGAIQVDRKTYKTSVDGIYAIGDVAGAPWLAHKASHEALRCIERIAGEDPKPIDYQNIPGCTYCQPQVASVGMTEDQAKEAGYKVKVGKFPFQANGKAVGAGQTDGFVKVIFDEKYGEWLGCHMIGADVTDMITEAVVARDLETTGHEIISAVHPHPTLSETVMEAVAEAYGEGVHLGTPPKKK; from the coding sequence ATGGCTAAAGAATTTGATGTTTGTGTAATCGGCTCGGGGCCGGGCGGGTATGTCGCCGCCATCCGTGCCAGCCAACTGGGATTGAAAACGGCAATAGTAGAAAAACGTGATCTGGGAGGCGTTTGTCTGAATATCGGATGTATCCCGACCAAAGCCTTGCTGAAGTCGGCCCAGGTAGCCGAATACTTTCAGCATGCCGGCGACTACGGCTTTGATGCAGGCGAAGTAAAACCCGATTTCCCGAAAATCATCAAGCGGAGCCGGAACGCTGCCACCAAGATGAGCAAGGGTGTGCAGTTCCTGATGAAAACCAACAAAATCGAGGTCATCAGGGGCAAGGGTGTTTTTGATTCCAAAAACGAGCTGAAGATTGTCGATGACAAGGACAAGGAAACCGGGCGCATAAAGGCAAAGCATTTCATCGTCGCCACCGGTGCACGGGCCCGGGAGCTTCCCAACCTGAAATTTGACGGCAAAACCATAATCGATTACGAACGCGCCATGAAACTGGAGAAGCAGCCCAAAAGGATGCTGATCGTAGGAGCCGGCGCTATCGGGATCGAATTCGCCTATTTCTATCATGCCATCGGAACCGAAGTGACGGTTGTTGAAATGCAGAAGAATATCCTGCCGGTGGAAGATGCCGAAGTGAGCAAGGAACTTGAAAAACTGTACAGGAAAAAAGGGATGAACATCCTGACCGAAAGCACGGTCGAAAATGTCAGCAAAAAAGGCCAGAAGCTTGAAGTGACCGTCAAGACCAAAAAAGGAGAGGAAAAAATCGAAACCGATGTGGTTCTTTCAGCCGTCGGCGTGGTCGGCAATGTGGAAGGACTTGGTCTTGAAGACATTGGGGTGAAGGTCGAAAAAGGTGCTATTCAGGTGGACCGGAAAACCTATAAGACCAGTGTAGATGGTATTTATGCTATCGGCGATGTCGCCGGAGCACCCTGGCTGGCTCATAAAGCCTCCCATGAAGCTCTGAGGTGTATAGAACGAATCGCAGGTGAAGACCCGAAACCCATTGACTATCAAAATATACCGGGCTGTACATACTGCCAGCCGCAGGTGGCATCAGTGGGCATGACCGAAGATCAGGCGAAGGAAGCCGGCTACAAGGTCAAAGTGGGCAAATTCCCTTTCCAGGCCAACGGCAAAGCCGTGGGCGCAGGACAGACCGATGGTTTCGTAAAAGTGATCTTCGACGAGAAATACGGCGAATGGCTCGGCTGCCACATGATCGGTGCCGATGTTACGGACATGATCACCGAAGCGGTGGTGGCGCGCGACCTGGAGACCACGGGACACGAGATCATCTCGGCGGTTCATCCGCATCCGACCCTTTCGGAAACCGTAATGGAAGCGGTGGCCGAAGCGTACGGCGAGGGAGTTCACCTGGGTACACCTCCGAAGAAAAAGTAG
- a CDS encoding PH domain-containing protein gives MSDPNLPDPEYEKPDPGMKGAEGSPAEDSHSSGRRDAPGQTDDTARTDAADDIRQPRRQHPVATLTFVLRTLREMIVPIILVFFLGQGGNSPLFTWWGLSLLVSVLLVVGFVSWLRFTWRVEEDELRIEQGLFVRKKRYVPRDRIQAIDVSSGPVQRLFGLVRLNVLTAGGDSPEAEISAITRQDARKIRKALDVEMRNSVSSETATDYPVYRLSRKRLLIAASTAGSFGVALSIVGTLMAQVNQVVSEEQMIAFIEAYTGGTDTEFWITMAAAAVVAAWLLSVFGTLLRFSGFTLSRNDRELQIRRGLFEKKQITIPFHRIQAVRVVEGILRQPFGYAMVYVENAGFGDEGGKTTVVIPLIRKKELEQYFDDMLEEYNESLPGVRPPGRAFLRYQIRTAAPVLAIAALVVWYLGLYSLLPVILVLAALIGYLRYRDAAAGFRNGLGFLRFRRLARSTVIFHRRRIQSLTVLANWFQRRKQLCSVMVTVASGSGGASFRVDHLDESVRADWMGWYGADRAADEPASPAGKWPDWNVAISRPAPADKG, from the coding sequence ATGTCCGATCCGAATTTACCAGATCCTGAATACGAGAAGCCTGATCCGGGCATGAAAGGTGCTGAAGGGAGTCCTGCAGAGGATTCGCATTCATCAGGCAGGCGGGATGCCCCGGGACAAACAGATGATACCGCAAGAACTGATGCCGCAGATGACATCAGGCAGCCCAGACGCCAGCATCCTGTGGCAACTTTGACGTTCGTTCTGCGCACGCTCCGTGAGATGATCGTGCCCATCATCCTGGTCTTTTTTCTGGGCCAGGGAGGCAATTCGCCCCTGTTTACCTGGTGGGGCCTGTCCTTGCTTGTTTCCGTTCTGCTTGTTGTGGGCTTTGTCAGCTGGTTGCGGTTCACTTGGCGTGTCGAGGAGGACGAGCTTCGGATTGAGCAGGGACTTTTTGTGCGGAAAAAAAGATATGTCCCGCGTGACCGTATTCAGGCCATAGACGTGAGTTCCGGACCTGTGCAGCGGCTCTTCGGCCTGGTTCGCCTTAATGTACTCACGGCCGGCGGTGATTCCCCCGAAGCCGAGATCAGTGCCATAACACGGCAGGATGCCCGGAAGATCCGCAAAGCTCTGGATGTCGAGATGCGCAATAGCGTATCTTCTGAAACGGCAACGGATTATCCCGTCTACAGGCTGTCACGCAAAAGGCTGCTGATTGCAGCCAGCACTGCAGGCAGCTTTGGAGTGGCTTTGTCCATTGTCGGCACGCTGATGGCCCAGGTAAATCAGGTTGTCAGCGAAGAGCAGATGATAGCTTTCATTGAGGCATATACCGGCGGAACAGATACCGAGTTCTGGATCACAATGGCTGCAGCAGCAGTAGTTGCGGCATGGCTGCTGTCTGTTTTCGGGACGCTGCTGCGGTTTTCAGGATTCACCCTGTCCCGGAACGACCGGGAGCTTCAGATCCGCCGCGGTCTGTTTGAAAAGAAACAGATTACCATTCCGTTTCATCGCATTCAGGCAGTGCGGGTAGTTGAAGGGATTTTGCGTCAGCCGTTTGGCTATGCGATGGTATATGTGGAGAATGCCGGATTCGGAGACGAAGGGGGTAAAACCACGGTGGTCATACCCCTGATACGAAAAAAAGAGCTTGAACAGTACTTTGACGATATGCTGGAGGAGTACAATGAGTCACTGCCGGGTGTTCGTCCGCCGGGAAGAGCCTTTCTGAGGTATCAGATCAGGACGGCCGCTCCGGTACTTGCCATTGCCGCACTGGTGGTATGGTATCTTGGACTTTACAGTTTATTGCCGGTAATACTGGTACTGGCTGCCCTGATCGGATACTTGCGTTACCGTGATGCTGCCGCCGGTTTCCGGAACGGGCTGGGTTTTCTCAGGTTCAGGAGGCTGGCCCGTTCAACGGTAATTTTTCACCGCAGGCGGATTCAGTCATTGACGGTGCTGGCAAACTGGTTTCAGCGGCGAAAACAGCTCTGCTCCGTGATGGTTACGGTGGCATCGGGCAGCGGCGGCGCTTCATTCCGCGTGGATCATCTTGATGAATCGGTTCGTGCCGACTGGATGGGCTGGTACGGAGCTGACAGAGCAGCAGATGAGCCCGCAAGTCCGGCAGGAAAGTGGCCTGACTGGAATGTTGCGATTAGCCGGCCGGCTCCCGCTGATAAAGGTTAA
- a CDS encoding gamma-glutamyl-gamma-aminobutyrate hydrolase family protein: protein MRLLKKKPVIWVSGPDKGGTAAWLATKFAVRRSGGKAVRVTPSKLDAIRRKSLPDEPHALILGGGADIDPGRYEDLISDLKNIRTSPDEKEPKGQRWVTLILAPLFGLLRKAFSAGSLAVDEGRDNMEWQLLDLAVERHLPVLGICRGAQLINVYHDGTLYQDLASYYKERPKITTIYPRKRIHLETGSRLHDIFGTDSIRVNSLHNQAVKKTGQGIRVVARETDGVAQGIEHQRDSFLIGVQWHPEYLPQVPSQRRLFDELVRYAILRRDAVPAATTSKSRLKNNMRQAEHGRKR, encoded by the coding sequence ATGAGACTACTGAAAAAAAAACCGGTCATTTGGGTGAGTGGTCCGGACAAAGGCGGCACCGCAGCATGGCTTGCAACGAAATTTGCCGTCCGCCGCAGCGGAGGAAAAGCAGTTCGGGTCACGCCATCGAAGCTGGATGCCATCCGCAGGAAAAGCCTGCCGGATGAACCCCATGCCCTGATTCTGGGCGGAGGTGCGGATATTGATCCCGGACGGTACGAGGATTTGATTTCCGACCTGAAGAATATCCGGACGAGCCCGGACGAAAAAGAGCCCAAGGGTCAGCGCTGGGTTACATTGATACTGGCTCCCCTGTTCGGATTGCTGCGAAAAGCGTTCAGTGCAGGGTCGCTGGCGGTCGATGAAGGCCGGGACAATATGGAGTGGCAGCTGCTTGATCTTGCCGTGGAAAGACATCTGCCGGTGCTTGGAATATGCCGCGGGGCACAGTTGATCAATGTATATCACGACGGTACCCTTTACCAGGATCTTGCATCATATTATAAGGAAAGACCCAAGATCACGACCATTTACCCGAGGAAGAGAATTCATCTGGAGACCGGCAGCCGGCTTCATGATATTTTCGGCACGGACAGCATACGGGTAAACAGCCTTCACAATCAGGCAGTTAAAAAAACGGGTCAGGGCATACGCGTGGTGGCCAGGGAAACGGATGGGGTTGCCCAGGGAATAGAGCATCAGCGGGACTCCTTTCTGATTGGAGTGCAATGGCATCCGGAGTATCTGCCGCAGGTGCCGTCCCAAAGAAGGCTGTTTGATGAGCTGGTGCGATATGCTATTTTGCGGCGTGACGCGGTACCGGCAGCGACAACGAGCAAAAGCAGACTAAAAAACAATATGAGGCAGGCGGAGCATGGAAGAAAACGATAA
- a CDS encoding PH domain-containing protein, producing MEENDKAEEEILRDEQGRRFLSTEAINAWRITGALGSLVYWLVPLGYGAVSMGSEDWPHWPGYVLGILFLTYTILEGTVIPYIRWKRWRYKVDQNEIDLQRGLFVVTRTLIPIKRVQHVDTRQGPVYRQFGLASVTVTTAGDTHEIPALSEPVADDLRNTISEYARIAREDL from the coding sequence ATGGAAGAAAACGATAAAGCAGAAGAAGAGATACTTCGCGATGAACAGGGGCGCCGGTTTTTGTCTACGGAAGCGATCAATGCCTGGAGGATTACCGGTGCGCTTGGATCACTTGTCTACTGGCTGGTTCCGCTGGGATACGGTGCGGTATCGATGGGAAGTGAAGACTGGCCGCACTGGCCCGGTTACGTTTTGGGTATATTGTTTTTGACTTACACCATTCTGGAAGGAACGGTGATACCATATATTCGATGGAAACGGTGGCGTTACAAGGTGGATCAGAACGAAATTGATCTGCAGCGCGGGTTGTTTGTCGTCACCAGGACCCTTATTCCTATAAAAAGGGTGCAGCATGTTGATACGCGTCAGGGGCCGGTATACCGGCAGTTCGGGCTGGCTTCGGTTACGGTTACCACTGCCGGGGACACCCATGAGATTCCCGCGCTTTCCGAGCCGGTAGCCGATGACCTGCGCAACACCATATCCGAATATGCACGAATTGCCAGGGAGGATTTGTAG